In Deltaproteobacteria bacterium, a single genomic region encodes these proteins:
- a CDS encoding Ig-like domain-containing protein codes for MMSRRWATALSCSLGVACASGTGARGNSTEDTEGTLGPGGETNDTIDPTAFSTTAAADSSTGTDSASASATDATAEPTSSSATGTTVAGDGPVVVDIAPADGSEGVATDASIQLTFSAAMDPRTLVADDGSCSGAVQLSHDDFATCDALDATVVASEGDTSFRFTPAAALTSATNHRVRVTTAAQAADATSLASEYTSDGFVARYWHTIAIDGTDDWNGDEAFASSTAGHTDYVAWDEEYVYLGVRSPDVAGGNGSVWVVVYFGGANGSSDGVLYNTQQPTLPFEARWHLRWRADNLYTDAVEFDGDAWAGTAWDIGPGDVYANGELLELRVARSTLGDPTQLELHLGLLREQNLDEASWAACPASSYTDGYDPDYTAWWSFDLTGSVVPGSHLPLP; via the coding sequence ATGATGTCGCGCCGCTGGGCCACTGCGCTGTCGTGTTCGCTCGGCGTTGCCTGTGCCTCCGGCACCGGTGCACGCGGCAATTCGACCGAGGACACCGAGGGCACGCTGGGCCCCGGCGGCGAGACCAACGACACCATCGACCCCACCGCCTTCAGCACCACCGCCGCCGCCGACAGCTCGACCGGCACCGATTCCGCGAGCGCGTCCGCGACCGACGCGACCGCTGAGCCGACCAGCAGCTCGGCCACCGGCACCACCGTCGCCGGCGACGGTCCGGTCGTGGTCGACATCGCGCCGGCCGACGGCAGCGAAGGCGTCGCCACGGACGCGTCGATCCAGCTGACGTTCTCGGCCGCGATGGACCCCCGCACGCTGGTGGCCGACGACGGCTCCTGCAGCGGCGCCGTGCAGCTCTCCCACGACGACTTCGCGACCTGCGACGCGCTCGACGCCACCGTGGTCGCGAGCGAGGGCGATACCAGCTTCCGCTTCACGCCCGCGGCCGCGCTGACCTCGGCGACCAACCACCGCGTGCGCGTCACGACGGCGGCCCAGGCAGCCGACGCGACCTCACTGGCGTCCGAGTACACCAGCGACGGCTTCGTCGCCCGCTACTGGCACACCATCGCGATCGACGGCACCGACGACTGGAACGGCGACGAGGCCTTCGCCAGCTCGACCGCCGGCCACACCGACTACGTCGCGTGGGACGAGGAGTACGTCTACCTCGGCGTGCGCAGCCCCGACGTGGCCGGCGGCAACGGCTCGGTCTGGGTGGTCGTGTACTTCGGCGGCGCCAACGGCTCGAGCGACGGCGTGCTCTACAACACCCAGCAGCCCACGCTGCCGTTCGAGGCGCGCTGGCACCTGCGCTGGCGCGCCGACAACCTCTACACCGACGCGGTCGAGTTCGACGGCGACGCGTGGGCCGGCACCGCCTGGGACATCGGACCGGGCGACGTCTACGCCAACGGCGAGCTGCTCGAGCTGAGGGTCGCGCGCAGCACGCTCGGCGACCCGACGCAGCTCGAGCTGCACCTGGGCCTGCTGCGCGAGCAGAACCTCGACGAGGCCAGCTGGGCCGCCTGCCCCGCGAGTTCCTACACCGATGGCTACGATCCCGACTACACGGCGTGGTGGTCGTTCGATCTCACGGGCTCGGTCGTGCCGGGCTCACATCTACCGCTGCCGTGA
- a CDS encoding beta-lactamase family protein: MREGDDDGFEPSALELDELETRALAAWLEDGAEVLDTDADDRELPLPGGVLPGFAERVLAAESTLVPVPVIVDVEDDPPALTPARAPSRWSLRLGAVALAAGLGGAWWLGAASGHPPANPEGDTATGVAGELADEPPQEIAAPPPVPMPADLDLQIADYIRDYGRHFGPTFEFHGAILIARDGKVQYRHGFGSADPAHARPNTPATQFRLGMLTEQFTAAAILQLRDGGMLELDDTVAEHLPNFPNGRRITIENLLDHTSGLPNYTDLPNFHRWKALPHRTEEMLGRFSELPLEFAPGTDFNPTNSGYFVLGAIIERVSGLGYGEYMQRFVFEPAGMTASAFGDHYDGGNQALGNVWNVEEQLEPPDPIDMSVFGGAGGLVSTVEDFARWDAALYGGEVLSRSSAEQMLDPNRFGYGFGWLVGEAYGQRVVSFPGAIDGFNAAVMRFTGDRTLVVVLANTEVVPAGRIAEDIAMMVYGERPSPRIEYPEVQVAPGTFSRYVGTFGITDETVRVLGDGADDAQLEPLQTVYVKQIGDRLYLDIPGHGSTWMHPMGRHRFFFKDNSGNFLTFTTRERDAGGPATALVVNFGEAELELQRKDEEPLVAVER; encoded by the coding sequence GTGCGTGAGGGCGACGACGACGGCTTCGAGCCCTCGGCGCTGGAGCTCGACGAGCTCGAGACCCGCGCGCTCGCGGCGTGGCTCGAGGACGGCGCCGAGGTGCTCGACACCGACGCCGACGATCGCGAGCTGCCGCTGCCGGGCGGCGTGCTGCCCGGCTTCGCCGAGCGGGTGCTCGCCGCCGAGTCGACGCTGGTGCCGGTGCCGGTCATCGTCGACGTCGAGGACGATCCGCCGGCGCTGACGCCCGCGCGCGCGCCGAGCCGTTGGTCGCTGCGACTTGGTGCGGTGGCGCTCGCGGCCGGCCTGGGCGGCGCGTGGTGGCTCGGCGCCGCTTCGGGGCACCCACCGGCGAACCCCGAGGGTGACACCGCGACCGGCGTGGCGGGTGAGCTCGCCGACGAGCCGCCGCAGGAGATCGCCGCGCCACCGCCGGTGCCGATGCCCGCCGATCTCGACCTGCAGATCGCCGACTACATTCGCGACTACGGCCGACACTTCGGACCGACCTTCGAGTTCCACGGCGCGATCCTCATCGCCCGCGACGGCAAGGTCCAGTATCGCCACGGCTTCGGTAGCGCCGATCCGGCGCACGCGCGCCCCAACACCCCCGCGACGCAGTTCCGGCTCGGCATGCTCACCGAGCAGTTCACCGCGGCCGCGATCCTGCAGCTGCGCGACGGCGGCATGCTCGAGCTCGACGACACCGTTGCCGAGCACCTGCCGAACTTCCCCAACGGCCGCCGCATCACGATCGAGAACCTGCTCGATCACACCTCGGGCCTGCCCAACTACACCGACCTGCCCAACTTCCACCGCTGGAAGGCGCTGCCCCACCGCACCGAGGAGATGCTCGGGCGCTTCTCGGAGCTGCCGCTGGAGTTCGCGCCGGGCACCGACTTCAACCCCACCAACTCGGGCTACTTCGTGCTCGGGGCGATCATCGAGCGCGTGAGCGGGCTCGGCTACGGCGAGTACATGCAGCGGTTCGTGTTCGAGCCCGCGGGCATGACCGCGAGCGCGTTCGGGGATCACTACGACGGCGGCAATCAGGCGCTCGGCAACGTGTGGAACGTCGAGGAGCAGCTGGAGCCGCCCGACCCCATCGACATGTCCGTGTTCGGCGGCGCCGGCGGGTTGGTTTCGACCGTCGAGGATTTCGCGCGGTGGGACGCGGCGCTGTACGGCGGCGAGGTGCTCTCGCGCAGCAGTGCCGAGCAGATGCTCGACCCCAATCGCTTCGGCTACGGCTTCGGCTGGTTGGTCGGCGAGGCCTACGGGCAGCGGGTGGTCAGCTTCCCCGGCGCGATCGACGGCTTCAACGCCGCCGTCATGCGCTTCACCGGCGATCGCACGCTGGTGGTCGTGCTCGCGAACACCGAGGTCGTGCCGGCGGGTCGCATCGCGGAGGACATCGCGATGATGGTCTACGGCGAGCGACCGTCGCCGCGCATCGAGTACCCCGAGGTCCAGGTCGCGCCGGGCACGTTCTCGCGCTACGTCGGCACCTTCGGCATCACCGACGAGACCGTACGCGTGCTCGGCGACGGGGCTGACGACGCCCAGCTCGAGCCGCTGCAGACCGTCTACGTGAAGCAGATCGGCGACCGCCTGTACCTCGACATCCCCGGCCACGGCTCGACGTGGATGCACCCGATGGGGCGGCACCGCTTCTTCTTCAAGGACAACAGCGGCAACTTCCTCACGTTCACGACCCGTGAGCGGGACGCCGGCGGTCCTGCGACCGCGCTGGTGGTGAACTTCGGCGAGGCCGAGCTCGAGCTGCAGCGCAAGGACGAGGAGCCCCTCGTGGCCGTCGAGCGGTAG
- a CDS encoding helix-turn-helix transcriptional regulator → MARSRTDDDDALLAPTAAAEVESHDGEPADGRALRAERRRNERREAILQAAQRVFRDKGYHQASVHDIIDEARIARGTFYLYFTSKQEIFAVLVDEFLRLIRTQVRRISLEPGADAPLEQLRANFRRIVLTVVGHDDLASIILRDPTSFDEESRARVNLFFDQALQLIEDALRVGQGLRLVRECDVHLVAVTALGGLRLALVHMLEAHGEDPGVRARERSFEHPERVADELMAFFLRGMTPPVSPLPNP, encoded by the coding sequence ATGGCCCGCAGCCGCACCGACGACGACGACGCCTTGCTGGCCCCGACCGCAGCCGCGGAGGTGGAGTCGCACGACGGCGAGCCCGCCGACGGCCGCGCGCTGCGGGCCGAGCGACGTCGCAACGAGCGACGCGAGGCGATCCTGCAGGCGGCACAGCGGGTCTTCCGCGACAAGGGCTATCACCAGGCGTCGGTGCACGACATCATCGACGAGGCCCGCATCGCACGCGGCACCTTCTATCTCTACTTCACCAGCAAGCAGGAGATCTTCGCGGTGCTGGTGGACGAGTTCCTGCGGCTCATCCGCACCCAGGTCCGCCGCATCTCGCTCGAGCCCGGCGCCGACGCGCCGCTCGAGCAGCTGCGCGCGAACTTCCGCCGCATCGTGTTGACGGTCGTCGGCCACGACGACCTGGCCAGCATCATCTTGCGGGATCCGACCAGCTTCGACGAGGAGAGCCGCGCACGCGTGAACCTTTTCTTCGATCAGGCGCTACAGCTGATCGAGGACGCGCTGCGCGTCGGCCAGGGGCTCCGACTGGTGCGCGAGTGCGACGTGCACCTGGTCGCGGTGACCGCCTTGGGCGGCCTGCGACTGGCGCTCGTGCACATGCTCGAGGCCCACGGCGAGGACCCCGGCGTGCGCGCGCGCGAGCGCAGCTTCGAGCATCCCGAGCGGGTCGCCGACGAGCTCATGGCGTTCTTCCTGCGCGGCATGACGCCACCGGTGTCGCCGCTGCCGAACCCCTGA
- a CDS encoding aminotransferase class I/II-fold pyridoxal phosphate-dependent enzyme: protein MKAPLRSFEYMAWAKSVPLGARFDLTASGVSDLFDPSEPPADAAAAAWDEGLEVARLCRREEGDAAHRELGDAVARRYDCDPSCVAVTLAASTAITHVLIALVRAGDHVVVERPTYEALRRAPEIFGAMVSRLERKYDEGWAVVPDRLAQLLTPRTRAVVLSNLHNPSGTVIDAKTLHAVAELASRVGAMVLVDEVYLDHMWPNDDGAVLPAARVAKNTVSWSSTTKCFGLSALRAGWIVTPDPDAARAIRAASDYLHVTPPVATARLAARALDRGPELAARAHAIAARGRAVVEAWLANENRVSWVPPAAGITGLLKLPSFMQDVPFCEHLRQRFETQLVPGTMFETPGFVRLSFGSPVALLEEGLANVSAALDEFKR, encoded by the coding sequence GTGAAGGCGCCCCTGCGCAGCTTCGAGTACATGGCGTGGGCGAAGTCGGTGCCGTTGGGGGCCCGCTTCGATCTCACCGCCAGCGGGGTGTCGGATCTCTTCGACCCGAGCGAGCCACCGGCCGATGCTGCCGCGGCGGCATGGGACGAGGGCCTCGAGGTCGCGCGCCTGTGTCGTCGCGAGGAGGGCGACGCCGCCCACCGCGAGCTCGGCGACGCGGTCGCCCGTCGCTACGACTGCGACCCCTCGTGCGTCGCGGTCACGCTCGCGGCGAGCACCGCGATCACCCACGTCTTGATCGCGTTGGTGCGCGCCGGTGATCACGTCGTCGTCGAGCGCCCGACCTACGAAGCGCTGCGGCGCGCGCCCGAGATCTTCGGCGCCATGGTCTCCCGGCTCGAGCGCAAGTACGACGAAGGCTGGGCGGTGGTGCCCGATCGCCTCGCGCAGCTGCTGACCCCGCGGACGCGCGCCGTGGTGTTGTCGAACCTGCACAATCCCAGCGGCACCGTCATCGACGCCAAGACCCTCCACGCGGTCGCCGAGTTGGCCTCGCGCGTGGGCGCGATGGTGTTGGTCGACGAGGTCTACCTCGATCACATGTGGCCCAACGACGACGGCGCGGTGCTACCGGCCGCCCGCGTCGCGAAGAACACCGTGAGCTGGAGCTCGACCACGAAGTGCTTCGGGCTCTCGGCCCTGCGCGCGGGTTGGATCGTGACGCCCGACCCGGACGCGGCGCGGGCCATCCGGGCCGCCTCGGACTATCTGCACGTCACACCCCCGGTGGCGACCGCACGGCTGGCCGCCCGGGCGCTCGATCGCGGGCCCGAGCTGGCCGCCCGGGCCCACGCCATCGCCGCGCGCGGCCGGGCCGTGGTCGAGGCGTGGCTGGCCAACGAGAACCGGGTGTCGTGGGTCCCGCCGGCCGCCGGCATCACCGGCCTGCTCAAGCTGCCGAGCTTCATGCAGGACGTGCCGTTCTGCGAGCACCTGCGGCAGCGCTTCGAGACCCAGCTGGTGCCGGGCACGATGTTCGAGACCCCCGGGTTCGTGCGGCTGTCGTTCGGTTCGCCGGTGGCGCTGCTCGAAGAGGGCCTGGCCAACGTGTCGGCGGCCCTCGACGAGTTCAAACGTTGA
- the ychF gene encoding redox-regulated ATPase YchF: protein MALSVGIVGLPNVGKSTLFNALSSAGAEAANYPFCTIDPNVGVVPVPDPRQDALVKLYETLSVVPTAMQFVDIAGLVRGASKGEGLGNQFLTHIREVDAICHVVRCFEDDNIVHVDGRVDPVADMETIDTELMLRDLQSVEARRDRARKQAKGGDPEEKLALEVTERVYDALEQGTPVRAQSLTVEQRAVLAPLCLLTEKPVLYVANVAEGEVTRDLELPAVQPVIARAKAEGAEVVVISAAIEAEIATLDAVDQAEFLQGVGLAEPGLHRLIRKAYALLDLVTFFTAGKQEVRAWTIRRGTAAPQAAGKIHTDFERGFIRAEVMRWSDLVELGSEHAVKQKGLLRLEGKEYIVQDGDVVHFRFNV from the coding sequence ATGGCGCTTTCGGTCGGGATCGTAGGACTTCCCAACGTCGGCAAGTCGACGCTCTTCAACGCCCTCTCGAGCGCTGGCGCCGAGGCGGCGAACTATCCCTTTTGCACGATCGATCCCAACGTCGGCGTGGTGCCGGTGCCGGATCCGCGGCAGGACGCGCTGGTCAAGCTCTACGAGACGCTGTCGGTGGTGCCCACCGCGATGCAGTTCGTCGACATCGCGGGCCTCGTGCGCGGCGCCAGCAAGGGCGAGGGGCTCGGCAACCAGTTCCTCACGCACATCCGCGAGGTCGATGCGATCTGCCATGTGGTGCGCTGCTTCGAGGACGACAACATCGTCCACGTCGACGGTCGCGTCGACCCGGTCGCCGACATGGAGACCATCGACACCGAGCTGATGCTGCGCGACCTGCAGTCGGTCGAGGCCCGTCGCGATCGCGCGCGCAAGCAGGCCAAGGGCGGCGACCCCGAGGAGAAGCTCGCGCTCGAGGTCACCGAGCGGGTCTACGACGCGCTCGAGCAGGGCACGCCGGTGCGCGCGCAGTCACTGACGGTGGAGCAACGCGCCGTGCTGGCGCCGCTGTGCCTGCTCACGGAGAAGCCGGTGCTGTACGTGGCGAACGTCGCCGAGGGCGAGGTCACCCGCGATCTCGAGCTGCCCGCGGTGCAGCCGGTGATCGCCCGCGCCAAGGCCGAAGGCGCCGAGGTGGTGGTCATCTCGGCGGCCATCGAGGCCGAGATCGCCACGCTGGATGCGGTCGATCAGGCGGAGTTCCTGCAGGGTGTCGGGCTCGCGGAGCCGGGGTTGCACCGCCTCATCCGCAAGGCCTACGCCCTGCTCGACCTGGTCACGTTCTTCACTGCCGGCAAGCAGGAGGTGCGGGCGTGGACCATCCGGCGCGGCACCGCAGCGCCGCAGGCGGCCGGCAAGATCCACACCGACTTCGAGCGCGGCTTCATCCGCGCCGAGGTCATGCGCTGGAGCGACCTTGTCGAGCTGGGCAGCGAACACGCCGTCAAGCAGAAGGGCCTGCTGCGGCTCGAGGGCAAGGAGTACATCGTGCAGGACGGCGACGTCGTGCACTTTCGCTTCAACGTTTGA
- a CDS encoding YkgJ family cysteine cluster protein yields the protein MAPDRREPLLAHLRVLDEGVAPVVARHRADMQCGPGCGECCHQSFEVSSLEGELLREGLAQLDPAVRAVVRERATAWRRDQRMPCPLLDDDQRCRLYALRPRVCRKYGIPLWHPDRPHEVRTCPKNFRGVADIDAELILEPQAEWARDWIRVREATGLAHGDNASIAAHLLATNEPTTEPPR from the coding sequence ATGGCACCCGATCGACGCGAGCCACTGCTCGCGCACCTGCGGGTGCTCGACGAGGGTGTGGCGCCGGTGGTGGCGCGCCACCGCGCCGACATGCAGTGCGGCCCCGGCTGCGGCGAGTGCTGTCATCAGAGCTTCGAGGTCTCGTCGCTCGAGGGCGAGCTGCTGCGCGAAGGCCTGGCCCAGCTCGACCCCGCCGTGCGCGCGGTGGTCCGCGAGCGCGCGACCGCCTGGCGACGCGACCAACGCATGCCATGCCCGCTGCTCGACGACGACCAGCGCTGCCGGCTCTACGCGCTGCGACCCCGGGTGTGCCGCAAGTACGGCATCCCGCTGTGGCACCCGGATCGCCCGCACGAGGTCCGTACGTGCCCCAAGAACTTCCGCGGCGTCGCCGACATCGACGCCGAGCTCATCCTCGAGCCGCAGGCCGAGTGGGCCCGCGACTGGATCCGCGTGCGCGAGGCCACCGGTCTCGCGCACGGCGACAACGCCAGCATCGCGGCCCACCTGTTGGCCACCAACGAACCCACCACGGAGCCCCCACGATGA
- a CDS encoding serine/threonine protein kinase has product MSLAEDPTIVPAPTPVSEPSDVPTQAEGEASGEMIEAPRADVGTTIGRYVVLAEIGAGAMGRVYAAYDPRLDRRIALKVIRNHPLLRHAAQRHAARLLREAQALARLAHPNVVAVHDVEIVADGVALAMEYVVGTSLRGWLSVKRRWPEVVEMFVQAGRGLEAAHAAGVVHRDFKPDNVMIGDDGRARVVDFGLARNDTPNSETGLDALETSSTPTSLDASVTVGIAGTPAYMAPELYAGGLADARSDQFSFAVALFEALFGVRPFAGNSLASMAANVSSGQVRSPPRGHDVPTWLHRVVLRGLATKPRDRHESMAALIDALLADPRVRRRRLALAGTGALALGALGTAVMTRAGPCERAGDDLAGVWDDDVRAAVADAIAETGVTWAQTAIAHADEVLTRHAEAYRAMARDSCEATRVRAEQSEAVMDLRSGCLAARRREFAAATSLLTQVDADVARESARIVAGLGPIAACADIDALQQSVPPPADPATRARLDALRDRLADVEARTRAGKYADASERAHAIASEAEALDYPPFVAEANHAIGYLDDKLGDYERAATVLGDAGLLAARHRHDVVAARAMADAVYEIGAQLGRVDEGLLWARHAEAAAARTGDEVLIARVHNTRGLTLSTGGRLREAEAELRRALELRERALGEDHPDVSITLVNLATVLESLGLLDESLADYQRALDINRRVLGERHPSVGAVLNNSVDAHLQVGHLDEGLAAARLAHDIFAETLPGDHPNLAAAAGNIGAALWTKGDLVGARRALDEQLEINRRRLGDDHHELANSHHNLGALLHDLHDDEAARASFERAVALWTKAFGPEHAEIAGSLVALAELDILAGSFLSARERLRRALQLLEAADAGARIEHASAVRMLAEVELELGDTAAATAAIERALAELGGRPERAGRLAKARLVHAQILWAKGDRQAALAAAENGRTHCPERADACAELDAALRRWRRAPAGGGEAP; this is encoded by the coding sequence GTGAGCCTCGCCGAAGATCCCACCATCGTGCCAGCGCCGACCCCGGTGTCGGAGCCCAGCGATGTGCCGACGCAGGCGGAGGGCGAGGCGAGCGGCGAGATGATCGAGGCGCCGCGCGCCGACGTCGGCACCACCATCGGGCGTTACGTGGTGCTGGCCGAGATCGGCGCCGGCGCGATGGGGCGGGTCTACGCGGCCTACGATCCGCGGCTCGATCGGCGGATCGCGCTCAAGGTCATCCGCAACCACCCGCTGCTGCGCCACGCCGCCCAACGCCACGCCGCCCGGCTGCTGCGCGAGGCGCAGGCGCTCGCGCGGCTCGCCCACCCCAACGTGGTCGCGGTCCACGACGTCGAGATCGTCGCCGACGGCGTCGCGCTCGCGATGGAGTACGTCGTCGGCACCAGCCTGCGGGGCTGGCTTTCGGTCAAGCGACGCTGGCCCGAGGTCGTCGAGATGTTCGTGCAGGCCGGCCGCGGGCTCGAGGCCGCCCACGCCGCCGGTGTCGTGCACCGCGACTTCAAGCCCGACAACGTCATGATCGGCGACGACGGTCGCGCCCGCGTGGTCGACTTCGGCCTGGCCCGCAACGACACGCCCAACTCCGAGACCGGGCTCGACGCGCTCGAGACCAGCTCGACGCCCACCTCGCTCGACGCCAGCGTGACGGTCGGCATCGCGGGCACGCCCGCGTACATGGCCCCGGAGCTGTACGCGGGTGGACTCGCCGATGCGCGCTCCGATCAGTTCTCGTTCGCCGTGGCGCTGTTCGAGGCGCTCTTCGGCGTGCGCCCGTTCGCCGGCAACTCGCTCGCGAGCATGGCCGCCAACGTCTCGAGCGGGCAGGTCCGCAGCCCACCGCGCGGCCACGACGTGCCGACGTGGCTGCACCGTGTGGTGCTCCGCGGCCTGGCGACCAAGCCCCGCGATCGCCACGAGAGCATGGCCGCGCTGATCGACGCGTTGCTGGCCGATCCCCGCGTGCGACGTCGTCGACTCGCGCTCGCGGGCACCGGCGCGCTCGCGCTCGGGGCCCTCGGCACCGCGGTGATGACCCGCGCCGGCCCCTGCGAACGCGCTGGCGACGACCTCGCCGGCGTGTGGGACGACGACGTTCGAGCCGCGGTCGCCGACGCGATCGCCGAGACCGGCGTGACCTGGGCCCAGACCGCGATCGCCCACGCCGACGAGGTGCTGACGCGACACGCCGAGGCCTACCGTGCGATGGCTCGCGACAGCTGCGAGGCCACGCGCGTGCGCGCGGAGCAATCCGAGGCCGTGATGGACCTGCGCAGCGGCTGCTTGGCCGCGCGGCGACGCGAGTTCGCCGCGGCCACCAGCCTGCTCACACAGGTCGACGCCGATGTCGCGCGAGAGAGCGCCCGCATCGTCGCGGGCCTGGGCCCCATCGCAGCCTGCGCCGACATCGACGCCCTGCAACAGTCGGTACCCCCGCCCGCAGACCCGGCCACGCGTGCACGCCTCGACGCGTTGCGTGACCGCCTCGCCGACGTCGAGGCTCGCACCCGCGCCGGCAAGTACGCCGACGCGAGCGAGCGCGCCCACGCCATCGCGAGCGAGGCCGAGGCCCTCGACTATCCGCCCTTCGTCGCCGAGGCCAACCATGCGATCGGCTACCTCGACGACAAGCTCGGCGACTACGAACGCGCCGCCACCGTGCTCGGTGATGCCGGCCTGCTGGCCGCACGCCATCGCCACGACGTGGTCGCCGCGCGTGCGATGGCCGACGCGGTCTACGAGATCGGCGCGCAGCTCGGACGTGTCGACGAGGGCCTGCTGTGGGCGCGCCACGCCGAGGCCGCGGCCGCGCGCACCGGCGACGAGGTCCTCATCGCGCGGGTACACAACACCCGCGGCCTGACGCTGTCGACCGGTGGGCGGCTGCGCGAGGCCGAAGCGGAGCTCCGCCGCGCGCTCGAGCTGCGCGAGCGCGCGCTCGGGGAGGACCACCCCGATGTCTCGATCACGCTGGTGAACCTCGCGACCGTGCTCGAGAGCCTCGGGTTGCTCGACGAGTCGCTCGCGGACTACCAGCGTGCGCTCGACATCAACCGCCGCGTGCTCGGCGAACGCCACCCGAGCGTCGGCGCGGTGCTCAACAACTCGGTCGACGCCCACCTGCAGGTCGGGCATCTCGACGAGGGCTTGGCCGCCGCCCGTCTCGCGCACGACATCTTTGCCGAGACGCTGCCCGGCGATCACCCCAACCTCGCGGCCGCGGCGGGCAACATCGGCGCCGCGCTGTGGACCAAGGGCGACCTGGTGGGGGCCCGGCGGGCGCTCGACGAACAGCTCGAGATCAACCGCCGCCGACTCGGCGACGACCACCACGAGCTCGCCAACTCGCACCACAATCTCGGCGCGCTGCTGCACGATCTGCACGACGACGAGGCCGCTCGCGCCTCGTTCGAGCGCGCGGTCGCGCTGTGGACCAAGGCCTTTGGTCCCGAGCACGCGGAGATCGCCGGCAGCCTGGTCGCGCTGGCCGAGCTCGACATCCTCGCCGGCAGCTTCTTGTCGGCGCGGGAGCGACTGCGTCGGGCGCTGCAGCTGCTCGAGGCCGCCGACGCGGGCGCGCGCATCGAGCACGCCTCGGCCGTGCGCATGCTCGCCGAGGTCGAGCTCGAGCTCGGTGACACCGCGGCCGCGACGGCCGCGATCGAGCGCGCGCTGGCGGAGCTCGGCGGCCGCCCCGAGCGGGCCGGGCGGCTGGCCAAGGCGCGTCTCGTCCACGCGCAGATCCTGTGGGCCAAGGGCGATCGCCAGGCGGCGCTGGCCGCCGCGGAGAACGGGCGCACCCACTGTCCCGAGCGCGCCGACGCCTGCGCCGAGCTCGACGCCGCGCTGCGTCGCTGGCGGCGTGCGCCCGCCGGTGGCGGCGAGGCGCCTTGA
- a CDS encoding sigma-70 family RNA polymerase sigma factor — protein MAAPIPPDGAKDRFPELDELTVASAQRGSTRAKRALVDRYQRPVLALISRLLRGYGDSALVEDVAQETFLRVFRALPRFDRDGPARLSTWILTIACHRSIDELRRRRIESSPLESGPGEVAANDRADENAERRMLSRLLDRAIDGLSPEYKATFVLREVHGLEYTEIAQILEIDLGTVKSRLNRARTRLREALSEVYRA, from the coding sequence GTGGCTGCCCCGATCCCGCCCGACGGTGCGAAGGACCGCTTCCCCGAGCTGGACGAGCTGACCGTGGCCAGCGCCCAGCGGGGCAGCACCCGCGCCAAGCGTGCGTTGGTGGATCGCTACCAGCGGCCGGTGCTGGCCCTGATCTCGCGCCTCTTGCGGGGCTACGGCGATTCCGCGCTGGTCGAGGACGTCGCGCAGGAGACCTTCTTGCGGGTGTTCCGCGCGTTGCCGCGCTTCGATCGCGACGGACCGGCGCGGCTGTCGACGTGGATCCTGACCATCGCGTGTCACCGCAGCATCGACGAGCTGCGTCGGCGTCGGATCGAGTCCAGCCCGCTCGAGTCGGGCCCGGGTGAGGTCGCCGCCAACGACCGCGCCGACGAGAACGCCGAGCGCCGCATGCTCTCGCGGCTGCTCGATCGCGCGATCGATGGCCTGTCGCCGGAGTACAAGGCGACCTTCGTCCTGCGCGAGGTCCACGGGCTCGAGTACACCGAGATCGCGCAGATCCTCGAGATCGATCTCGGCACCGTGAAGTCGCGCCTCAACCGTGCCCGCACGCGACTGCGCGAGGCGCTGTCGGAGGTGTACCGTGCGTGA
- a CDS encoding redoxin domain-containing protein produces the protein MIEPGQSAPHVDRIAHDGTHVRIGGPQPHVTVLYFYPKDETAGCVKEACAFRDSFVDFVDAGAVVVGVSDDDDASHRAFAEHRRLPFALLHDRGGELRTAYRVPDWLGLLRNRVTYVIDREGVVRMAFESQLRAGTHVSRALEIVRTLGR, from the coding sequence ATGATCGAGCCCGGTCAGAGCGCCCCCCACGTCGATCGCATCGCCCACGACGGCACGCACGTCCGCATCGGCGGCCCGCAGCCGCACGTCACGGTGCTGTACTTCTATCCGAAGGACGAGACCGCCGGCTGCGTGAAGGAGGCATGTGCATTCCGCGATTCCTTCGTCGACTTCGTCGACGCCGGCGCCGTGGTGGTCGGCGTGAGCGACGACGACGACGCTTCGCACCGCGCGTTCGCGGAGCACCGTCGGCTGCCGTTCGCGCTGCTGCACGACCGCGGCGGTGAGCTCCGCACCGCGTACCGCGTGCCGGACTGGCTGGGCCTGCTGCGCAACCGCGTCACCTACGTCATCGACCGCGAGGGCGTGGTGCGCATGGCCTTCGAGTCCCAGCTGCGCGCGGGCACCCATGTCTCGCGTGCCCTGGAGATCGTGCGCACGCTGGGCCGCTAG